In Cyclopterus lumpus isolate fCycLum1 chromosome 5, fCycLum1.pri, whole genome shotgun sequence, the genomic stretch GAGAGTGTCCCGAAGGGGAAAGAAGATTCTGGGTCAGTCGGACACTTTTATTCTCTCATTtccaaatgaaaacatatttgtgcatcctctgtgtgtttctaaaatagcatttacatatatatatatatatatatatattgttgttgttgtttcttcttccagGTCAAACGACAACAGTGGAGATGCTGATATCACGATGAAGGAGGCCGTTGAGTATCTTTCCAACGGGGATGAGACGTATCAGCACTGCGGCGCGTCCTACATACAGCACAACACTTTCATCGACGACAAGGCGAAAGAGGAGGTAAGGACCCTCGTCGTCTTCATTCCACGTGGACACGCTGCTTACGATTTCAGTGTGGAGATCTCGACAAATGGCACACATGTACCGTTCCTGCCACAAAAATGAACATTCAGTCGTTGCCCACTGACCCAGGGTCAGCCAGAACCCCCGCTGAAGATTTAGCTGTCCCTTCATGAAGCTCTGATACCTGTGAGCCCCTCGTGCATGGATCTGTAATTTGAATCCTGCATAGGAATGTCTCTTAAACAAGTAATTACAGGATGGAAACACACATTGACGGTCTACCGCTGACCCTGAATATTAACAGAAAACATTAGAAAATCTTAATGGGACGTTAACCCCCAAAATCCCAAAAATACACATCTTTCCTCTTACCGGTCGTGCCTTTTTGTTGGCATAAATATCTCCCAAACAAGGCAACTTGCACCAAAACAGTCTAGAGTGATACATATCGCTTCAGGTAAGAGGACAAATGTCCCTTTAAGGATTATTATATCTTTAATATTTTTGGGGGGGTCCCTGGGGGTCTCCGTCTGCCCTCTGGCTTTCCCCCCGTTTGTGTCGCAGCCTTGCTGCTGACGTGAAGTATCATTTATTTAACTCTCTTGTAATCCATTTTAGCAAATGAAGCCTTCATGTTGAACAAGTCCCTATCATTTGGACATTTGGTCGATTATGACTgccctaaacccccccccccccccccccccccccccccccccgcccccctccctggCGCCCTCTCGTCTCGCAGGTGTTGAAGCTCAACGGGGTCCATCTTTTGGTGGGCCTGCTGCGCAGCTCCAGTCCACGCGTGAGCCAGACGGCCTCGGCCGCCCTCCGTAACCTGTCctttaaaagcaacaacaacaaggaggagatGCAGCGCTCGGGTGGCATCACGGAGGCTGCGGCTCTGCTCCGAGACACGGACTCTGTGGAGACACAGAAACAGCTGACGGGTACAAGTTAGACGCAACCATACGCGCACACACctatgtaaaaagaaaagtccgACGGAGAGCATAATCCTGTTTAAATCCTCCTGTCAATCACTGAGCTGTTGAAGCACGTTGTTAAAATCCCCCATCACTGCAGGTCTAACAATTAACCTGAATGTTGTTTTAGGTGGAAATGtgttaaatgattaattatacTAGGATTTGAATCTGAACGTCGGTTACCGGGCCAACACTCGGGTAATAAAATCATTGTAATGGTCACacgcctttttttaaatctataaaaATCGACATGACGATAACGTTTTTCTATATTTTCCCCCGCGGGCTGGAGAATGAATTTGTGATTGACAGCGGAGGTTTTTCTATTTTACCTTCCTAGGTCTCCTTTGGAATTTGTCCTCGGTAGACACCCTGAAGCCGGACCTGCTCAAGAGCGCTCTGCCCGTCTTGATGGAGCGTGCGATCCTGCCGTACACAACCGGACCCGACCGGACCGCCGGCAACACCCGGGACCCCGAGGTCTTCTTTAATGCCACCGGATGTCTCAGGCAAGCCAAAGACCCGGCCCCCGTGTGTTTGCTTCAGCTGTCATCAGGCGCATTAATACATTGATTTATACGTGTCGTCTGTAGATTTCAAACGTGTAAAACACGCTTTTGGGACGCgatcaaatatttgttttaagatTAAGGCAAAGTCAGCAGAAAAGTGGTTTGTCTCCAATAGCAGGACAGGCCTGAGTTACTCGTATTGGATGTGAATGTAGACAAATGAGACTGCAACACTCACCGATACTGCAAACTACTCGCTCTCTATTATCAGTAGTTTTACTGCTACTCGGTCGCACGCTCtcaacacactttttttcaaaGGGTGGGGTCAGCGGGAGGTTCAAGGGCCGATTTTTCTATGGATAAATATAGATGAATAGTACACAGTAGAAGGTTGTTATTAAGTCACCTCTGTGAGAAACACATGTCATATTTATCCCGGTACACTGGGATGAATAgcagtttatttaaaaacaccAGCCCTGGCTTCAGAGATGTTGACTGAACTTTGAGGTCATTTACGAAGATGTAGTGTGTGACTTCAGAGTTCAACTGTACTGAGATTGTGTGCCTCGCATTCCACTGATCTTCACATCggatattatttatttcctcGCATTACAAAACCTCCTTCCTACATGCCTTCTATGTCTTTCCAAAACCTTACAGACCTgtctgcaccttttttttttaaattatttttaaatcagcttttagttgatgctttaaaaaaagaaaaagaagaaaaaaggagccGCAGGAGTGTCGGGCTGCAGAGTCTGAAGGCGTTTTATTACTTTTGAATTTACCACCGCCATCAAACCGCAGATACAGCTGATATCAGCATGTTAGTGTACCACATGGCTCGTGTGTAAAACATTGACTGACTCACGATATTATCCTGGGAAAGCTGTCGTTGTTTGACTTGACCTGAGTGGGCGAGATTGCGCTTGTGTAACTTTAAGGCGAAACTGTACTCCTGCTACACTTGCACGACGCCGACTGTCGTGGCAGTGATGAAAGCACACAATGTATGGTCTTTGCCAAGAATACCTCTTTCCACGGATGAAAAACGCATCGTTTGACTCGTGATATTTCGTTCCAAACAGAAACCTGAGCAGCACGAAGCAAAGCAACAGGCAGGCGCTCAGAAGATGTCGAGGTTTGATCGACTCTTTGGTCAGTTACGTTCAAAACTGCCTGGAGGCCGGAACACCAGACGATAAGGTAAGACGGAGAGAGATTAATCTGCTTTTTCATGCtgcactctgtctgtctgcatctcTTTTCACGTGTCACACCTTCAAGTGGaacgtaaaaaacaaaacaatgaatgctCTGTGTATTAGTAATTTGCATGGAGCAGTTTTACTGCGACAGAAGGCATAAAGTTCTCAACAAATGGCCTCCCAAATTATGCGGCCTTCATACAGACAGTTTACAGACTCATTTGAACAGGAGAGGCAGGTGGGTGACGCTCGATATGGTACAGTATtgtggatttttaaaaatgcCGTGATAACGGGGTCACCAGAGAGCAGGATAACTGTTCAATTATTCAATGCAacaatatttctaaaaaaacgTTTTTACTTTAGTCTTTAAATGATCTGTTTGcctcatttgtttaattttcctGTGGCAAAAATGGGATATTGGAAATGTGTCTGTCACATTTTCCATCTCGTCAtcaattattcatgttttattattacgTATTACTATAGAGCAATTAGGTGCTGACCATCTCTGTGTCATAAACGTGCACCCTATATGCTGTGTGTTGTTGAAACAGTCCGTGGAGAACTGCATGTGCATCCTGCACAACCTGACGTTCCAGCTGGAGGACGAGGTTCCGGTTCTGTTTAGCCGGATCACGCTGTTGGCGAAGGCCGCCAACACGGGCCCCGGCCAGGGCGACGGCGGCCCCATCGGCTGCTTCAGCCCCCAGAGCAAATCGTTGGTgcacgaggtgagacgagggaGGTGCACGGCGGAGACAAACCTGCATACCGAAAGGATCATTTGAAACACTTCCTACAAGCGTTCAGTTTGTCTAGACATAATCTGCCGGTGTGTGTTGTCTGCTAGTCATTCCGGTCGTTACTTAGTTTTTGAAAGGCCTGGAGTGACAGTGTGAGACTTAGTGCTCTGATACCTTTTAGCTTTGTGTTGAAACATCTTCGGCTGCATGTGTGCATTCCCATGACACACGCTGTCATTCTTTATGTTTCcagtattattttaatttgatttcacCACCATATCAACGGCACGCAAATGGAAATGAGAAAAGCTGTTCATCCACTCCCAGCTGACACACCTCCCTTGGCGTTGGCATTACTCCCAGAgccgttccccccccccccccccccccccacacacacacacacacacgcacacacacacacacacacacacacacagtcctgcaTGCACACATGACACATTATAAATCAGAGCAGCCATGTCTCGCCTGTGAAATCCTGCGTttctgccctcctcctctctcgtccaGCAAAACTTTGACTTCCCGGTCGTCGAGGACCCGCAGCCCAGTGGGGCCGGTTTGCTGATCCACTCCACGACGATGCAGAGCTACCTGTCTCTGCTTGAGACGAGCCAGCGAGAAGAAACACAGGAGGCCTGCTGCGGAGCCCTGCAGAACCTCACCGCCCATGACAGCATTGTAAGAAGAACTACGCTGTGCTGTTAGTTTCACACTGACCAGGATTAGGATAACCATTCATTTCTCATTGTCAAAACATTGCGTTTTCACAGGTCTCCAGCGTCATGAGCCAGACGATTGTGCAGAAACTGAACGGCCTGCAAGTCATCAGTCCCCTTTTAAAATCAAAGAAAGTCAACATGCAGAGGAACGCAGTGGGTTTGGTAGGAAACCTGGCCAAAAACCCCAACTTGCACAACACCATAGGTAAAAGACAACCAAAAGCGCGCCACCCGCTTGTTTCCAACATGAATATGATGAAGCTATATAGATCTATTTAGAATCGACAGTGCTTTTTTCATTCATTGGCTGATGTCCGATTTGAGTCGGGACCTTGAAAGTCATTAATTACcgtgatgaataataataataataataacacacctGTGGGGTTTTTGTTTGCCTTGATACTGAAGCTCGTAAAGCGCTCCCCGAGCTGCTGGGCATCCTCAgcgcaggcaccaaagagggaaATGAGTCTGATGACACGCTGGCCATGGCCTGCCAGACTTCCAATAGCCTGCTTATGAAGGAACCTGAGATGGCCAAGCCCCTGTTAAACAACAACCTGATTAACTCACTGAAAGATCTCAGCCAGAACGGGTAAGATCGCatgtaagaaagagagagaatgtgtaATCTTCAGCCTCGAAACCATTATTCAAGATACGGGGATTACACACGACTCACTGGgattacattttgaatgcatgTTTTGATTTCCGCCCAGTCCAAATCGGATCTTTTAACAAATTGTTTCCCCCTCTTTTTACAGATATCTCCCCAAATCCAGCAAAGCTGCAGCCCTGCTCCTCTTCAACATGTGGTCCGAAAAAGATGTACAAAGCGTCCTGAAAAAGGTGCGTTTGAAGCCCGTCAGGGTTTGGGTGTGTCCGCTCCgtttcacacctttttttttttttaaactcaacaCGCCGTGTTCACGCCTCTGGCAGGTATTTGtgagaaacagagggagaaacGTTGATTTAGGCAAGCGTTCTCATGGAATGCCCAGTGAGTGAGACGGCCGAGGATTCCGACAGGCGTACGACCTTCGCTGGATGCACCGCGACTCCCTTTTCAACTTTCCGACTCAAAAGCACGTTCTCGAGAAATGAGCCGCGGTGCAGTTTGGTTCCCGGGCGTTTGTACACTTACTGTAAGTACCGAGGTGGAGCACTAATTTTCCTTTTCACCATTTGTCCTGCAGCAAGGGATGAATAAGTCCTCGTTTGTGAATGACATCACCACGGCGGCGCACAGGTCGGTGCAAGTTGTGGATTAACGGCAGTTTACACGAATGGATGAAAGTCCCCTTTTCACAACAGAGAAACTCGCCCAAAGGTCCGCTGCACATCCACTCCGGAGAGCGACTAGACCGTCCATGTTTGAGTTTTAGAGTTTTAACTGCTTTCAAGTTTCTTTTATTGTACAGTCTGTGCCTGCAATCTGGGACCGAGCGCTTTCTTTATTAGGTATTAACATATGGGTTATGATTTTATTGTCTGTTCATGTCTGattttttggtatttttttgTTACGTTTGCAATAAAAACAgtgaccttttcttttcttttttttcgtgcGTAGTGTATATGATCTTGCAATATTTGTCATGTGCCCAAAAAGTGTCATTTATGAATAAAGCTGTCAGAGCTCCACTCCTCGAGTTGTAACTGTGTTGCTTACTCCGTGAATATGAATTAATTGCCCTTCATTCGTCAGAGGCCCTTATTAGCGCAGGGTGAAGAGTTTAACGAGTCCGCCCCTCTGGGCTTCTGGGCAGATTAACAATACATCTTTTAAATTCTGTTTACTGCACccatatcatttattttatgagGTTTATGAACACGCTCTGAGAGCCAGACACTGCAGCTGTTGTTGCCGTGGTTGCATTGTGTGTGCCTCAACAGTTCAAACCATGTCAAACCCAACGGCCAGTAGGGAATCCTCTGGTCACTTTAACTCATTTTACACTGAGCGATGTGTGTGCTCATACTGGTTATTGGTTATAAAATGAGTACACAATTATGCTAAAGAAGGTGTCGAATTAGCGTGAAGTTAGCGTTCCCACGAGTGAAGGAATTAAAGACTTAAGAGGCAGAGGCAACCATTTCTGGTTTGTTAAAcaaagattttcttttaattcattgcaaccacaaatacacacaagaACAAATTATTAGTCTGTGTGGTAGGACATGGAACTGGGATTACATTGCAAATCCATATCCTTTCAGATAGTCAAGTCATTTTAATGCGTCACCTGCCAAATCCCTGTTTAATAAACACAAGCTGTAACGCCGCCGTCGGCTACTGCTACACTGCTACATTCCTGCAGATGAACTTGGGTGTGCCGTATTTAAGAGCGTTCGTAATGTTGTCCATGCATGTTCAAGTATTGAGATAAAATTATTATGCAGTTATTGTCATGCGTTGACCGTTTTCCTTCAGCTTGATGTCCCACGTTACTTCCTCAGGCCACGCTTGCTTCTGCTGCCCTTTGATCTGAGAATGAAGTGAAAGTCGTCAGATTTCCGCCATATCAGCCAAACCTGTAAAGCGCACTGAACCCTATTCCCTCCCATACtaattgcatgtgtgttttggaAGCCTTTAATTTGTGCTGCGTGTCTCTCGTGAACTtcagacattttattatttcttgtgACGCAAATCGCTCACTTTGGCtgcatttgacatttaaattattttaggGAAATTCACGCAGCAGAACGGAAACTTCAGACGTCACTGCTGGAGAGGAACGGGCCCATTGAAGTCCGTTCCTCTCCAGCAGTGGACTacagagagctgctgctggcCTCAGATGCTCCGCTGACAGCTTGTCATAGCTGTCTGCTGTTGGAATGGGATTTGCTACAAAATACTTGGCCGCTATCTTTATCTGCTGTTGCTACCGAGGTACCTGAGCCCTGCAGCGTCACGATGAACacatacatttgtacatttcagGTGAAACTTGGTTCGTAATTGGTTTGACATTACATACCATTTCTGAACATGAATTGGGGCTGTCAAACCAAGGATCTATTTCACTGGGATTCCTCTTTTGAAATGATCAGTTACAGAATTATAGTCGACATGTTTCGCAAAAATCAACGTCATATTCTGCAGGAAAAacaatataagcttgtttaAGGTTTGTTCAGAGCCTGCACCCTTTAGTGTAGCCTACATCAGGAGGAAGGGTCCACGTGATTTGGATGGCAGCAGGGTCTGGTCACTGTTGTATTGTGAGCTACATCAACACAGATGATATCACATAGCAGTGATAAGATCTCACAGCTGTTGTCCCTGCATTTAAACCCCATCTATCCTTCAAGACGGAGGAGTGCATGCATGTTGTTCAGATAACCCGACGTGCCCTTTGTTGAAACACGTCTCGTATGCTCGGCCCCCTTTTTCTATATTCCAGGTCCCGTCCAGGCAACTCTGGGACACTTTAGTCCTGCTGTCACTGCAGCCGACTCAACCGGCTGCAAACTGATGCCGCTTCAAACAAAACGAAGATTAGCGTAGCGAGAGAAGCTGAGGGGACGTTGAAATAGGAGGAGGTGGAAACTTGATGAGGTCACACCAGGTGAACGTTTTACTTCAGGGCAGACTTAGTGTCTGCAGGAAAATGATTGATTCTTGGTTACCTGAACGTTACTTGCATTTTGTATTTCTACCCAGTCATGATGAAAAATCATATTCAATGTCAGATGAACCTATGTTGCGGTGGTGGAagatgtaaaagtaaaagttgcAATACCACATTGCAGAAATACTTTACTGGAGTTAAAGTAGGACAAAAGAGTTGGCATCAAAACATACTTGTACAAAAAGTAAAACTACTCATTATGTGGAATGGCCCATTACAAATTAATGTTTACTATATCATTGGATTGTAATGGTtaatgcatgaatgtgtgttttttttgtatctaaACTGGTAAATGTCGtgcaaattaatacattaatttatttatctcgtAAGATGCAATGTACCTAGTTAAAAGAGGGCATGGACTGCATTTTATATACAGAAGTGATATTCTGTATTACTAATTTACCACATAACTacttcatgctttcatgcagTAGCCTACATGTGTTAAAATCATAACATGTGCACAATAGACTTACACTTTCTGGTGATCACTGACCCGGTTTCTCAGCACCGTGATCTGTAgaattggtaaaaaaaaatgtattgacatCCTACTGAAGCCAACATTTTACGTTTGACCATTTTAACAAAATATAATGCCATCAAAATGTGTCTGAAAAAAGAGCATGAAGCCTAAAATTAACCTACTGCTTGTTTAAGTTAAAGCTAGCTGGTGAGATAGCTACAGTTAGCGTTAGCTGAAGCTAAATCGATCAACTTTTTCCTGTCTCCCTTCAAttaagaaatacatttctgatgaTTTTACATGTTAGTAACTCAATTTGACATccaaaatactaaataaatgagTCCAGTCAAACTGTTACCTGAGAGGAGATATTAATATCACAACATATCTGTTAAACTGTTTGGCTAGCTAGTCTAAAGCtctttcctcctcactgcttTTCGTAGAGCAGTACAGCAGTCTAGGTAGGCCTGCATCCCATAATCAAAAAACGGTTGGTGCCGTATGCTGCACATGATGATGCGACACCTTACCTCGTACTTTTGCTTCGCTTGATTATACTGATGATCAAATTTCTCGGCCTCCAGCTGGCGAACCCGCTCCCACATTTCTTTGGCCTTTTCCCTGCACCGGCAAGGACGAGAAAGCGTGAAAATGAGTGAAAATGagacattgtttttgtcactgCGTTTATTGATATCTCACCTGAGTTGGTCCTCTTTCATGTGATCAACGTCTAACTCTTGGCGTCGGTCGTTTaggatcttcttcttcttttctcgcTCCGTTTGTTTTTTGGCGCCCGGCTGTGTCTGCTGTTCAGGAAGAAGGGCACATGGAGCGatgtgcacatatatacacgcaGGAAATAATGCTTTGGGAATTTGTTTAAGATCTAATGAAAAACATCTTCACGTTGTATCCGGTGTAACTAAAGTTGGACAGAATCATCTTCTTCCTTGCGTCGTCGGCGGCTTTCTTCTTGgcctctccctcttcttttctcgCTTTCTCTTCCTGATGGGAAACACGAGGGTCACGTCGTTTACAGAGTTTTGATGTCtaaactttaatttaattcaatgttAGAATTATTTATAGGTGAGAAAATGGCACTTGGGGTTTAGGAAGGTGATCTATCTCACAGTTTCACTTGGTCCTCAgggttgtttttctctcttcgTATACGTACGTTCACTCTGTTCTGCcgttctttttctctctccgccCTGATCTTCgtctgctctgctctctctgACCTGCGTGTCTCCTAAAGtaggaaagaaaatacattttgacagaCCA encodes the following:
- the LOC117730396 gene encoding troponin T, cardiac muscle isoforms-like, with the translated sequence MEKDLTELHTLIDSHFDKRKKEEEELLSLTDRIETRRSERAEQTKIRAEREKERQNRVNEEKARKEEGEAKKKAADDARKKMILSNFSYTGYNQTQPGAKKQTEREKKKKILNDRRQELDVDHMKEDQLREKAKEMWERVRQLEAEKFDHQYNQAKQKYEITVLRNRVSDHQKVSKGSRSKRGLRK
- the pkp1b gene encoding plakophilin-1, translating into MSLEPMKSALSIGNVDHTSLALPSVHQCRSGQQRVLEQVQTIRRIRSRTSSSSRTGFTSLSPTSPLYDTSNGGLFFGNGFSQALIQEKNVNWQSVHNMKGSSVKRSTASAYQSKSGYAPLGSMAAGQPNSGRSEPDLFWQRSPTLRSVPPPRLLSNRGTYQTARATNRFVTIASAQPQHQPQHQPQHQPQQQPQHQPQQQPQHQPQQQPQHQPQQQPQQQPQHQPHQQPAYVNGTGQTTSHSQFMSQVNLTKTLPRSPVTESVPKGKEDSGSNDNSGDADITMKEAVEYLSNGDETYQHCGASYIQHNTFIDDKAKEEVLKLNGVHLLVGLLRSSSPRVSQTASAALRNLSFKSNNNKEEMQRSGGITEAAALLRDTDSVETQKQLTGLLWNLSSVDTLKPDLLKSALPVLMERAILPYTTGPDRTAGNTRDPEVFFNATGCLRNLSSTKQSNRQALRRCRGLIDSLVSYVQNCLEAGTPDDKSVENCMCILHNLTFQLEDEVPVLFSRITLLAKAANTGPGQGDGGPIGCFSPQSKSLVHEQNFDFPVVEDPQPSGAGLLIHSTTMQSYLSLLETSQREETQEACCGALQNLTAHDSIVSSVMSQTIVQKLNGLQVISPLLKSKKVNMQRNAVGLVGNLAKNPNLHNTIARKALPELLGILSAGTKEGNESDDTLAMACQTSNSLLMKEPEMAKPLLNNNLINSLKDLSQNGYLPKSSKAAALLLFNMWSEKDVQSVLKKQGMNKSSFVNDITTAAHRSVQVVD